One part of the Sporocytophaga myxococcoides DSM 11118 genome encodes these proteins:
- a CDS encoding sensor histidine kinase: MNREENTRKILECLPDGILVTNKEGEIIFANAQIGALFNYKREELLGKPAEILIPEDYHSILDEYRKDFLEHPYVQPIIHPSVRLIGIRKGGEKFNVAISLSSLESDPYGIVIISAIRDITEAIRVKEELKMTQETFRRIFESSLNGIVKYEFIRNEKGEIIDFKYVVANKRALELTERTEEEMIDKTIIQLNPWIKDSDIFKTMLRVSEKGDTETNEFQSKRKEKPVWYKVNFVRLDEGILLTFDDISIAKLAEDKLKVTNLELEQKAEDRTQELLRSNEKLKNINEKLDRYAYMISHDLKAPLANIEGIASCLKQDYAGIPLDEEGSEMLEMMAAKINDMRGIIENVLQSAKDAIRSREVINLEKTVHEIIETLNPPSHFHFFIQQSLPHIKYPKASIVQILQNLLSNSIKYMDKPNPLITISYSESESYYMICVTDNGMGIPPEKMNDIFNLFEVAHSDKCDIESYGIGLTIVKQLVEENGGKIWADSKLGEETKFHFTVPKN, translated from the coding sequence ATGAACAGAGAAGAAAATACCCGCAAAATATTGGAGTGTCTGCCTGACGGAATATTGGTAACCAATAAGGAGGGAGAAATCATCTTTGCCAATGCTCAAATTGGAGCACTTTTTAATTACAAACGGGAAGAGCTTTTGGGAAAACCTGCTGAAATACTTATACCAGAAGACTATCACAGCATACTTGATGAGTATCGAAAGGATTTTTTGGAGCATCCTTATGTACAACCTATCATACATCCCAGTGTAAGGCTCATTGGTATAAGAAAAGGGGGGGAGAAGTTTAATGTGGCAATTAGTTTAAGTTCATTAGAATCTGATCCATACGGAATCGTAATTATCTCTGCCATTCGTGATATTACAGAAGCTATCCGGGTAAAGGAAGAACTGAAAATGACTCAGGAAACTTTTCGCCGAATCTTTGAGTCATCTCTTAATGGGATAGTGAAATATGAATTTATAAGAAATGAAAAAGGCGAAATCATTGATTTTAAATATGTAGTTGCGAATAAAAGAGCTTTGGAACTCACAGAGAGAACTGAAGAAGAAATGATTGATAAGACTATCATTCAACTCAATCCCTGGATAAAGGATTCCGATATCTTCAAAACTATGCTCAGGGTATCTGAAAAGGGGGATACGGAAACTAATGAATTTCAATCAAAAAGAAAAGAGAAGCCGGTATGGTACAAAGTAAACTTTGTAAGGCTGGATGAAGGAATACTACTCACATTTGATGATATATCCATTGCCAAACTGGCTGAAGATAAATTAAAAGTGACTAACCTGGAACTTGAACAAAAAGCGGAAGACAGAACACAAGAGCTATTAAGATCTAATGAAAAACTTAAAAATATTAACGAGAAGCTTGATAGATATGCATACATGATCTCCCACGATCTGAAGGCTCCTCTTGCAAATATTGAAGGAATTGCATCATGCTTAAAGCAGGATTATGCCGGTATACCTTTAGATGAAGAAGGAAGTGAAATGCTTGAAATGATGGCAGCCAAGATCAATGACATGCGAGGCATTATTGAAAATGTATTACAATCGGCTAAAGATGCTATCAGGAGCAGAGAAGTCATTAACTTAGAGAAAACAGTGCACGAGATAATCGAAACTTTAAATCCTCCGTCTCATTTTCACTTCTTCATACAGCAGAGCCTTCCTCATATTAAATATCCCAAAGCATCTATTGTTCAGATATTGCAGAATTTGTTGAGTAACTCCATAAAATATATGGATAAACCTAATCCGTTAATTACCATTTCCTATTCTGAAAGTGAGAGTTACTATATGATTTGTGTTACTGACAATGGAATGGGAATACCTCCGGAAAAGATGAATGATATATTCAATTTATTTGAGGTTGCTCATTCTGATAAATGTGATATTGAAAGTTACGGAATCGGATTAACTATTGTAAAACAGCTTGTAGAAGAAAACGGTGGTAAAATATGGGCTGACAGTAAATTAGGGGAAGAAACTAAATTTCATTTTACTGTTCCTAAAAATTAA
- a CDS encoding CPBP family intramembrane glutamic endopeptidase: MTNFKLKLWLTLAIIGLTGVASLLLSDLPLANLPAEVKEKIPLETLRFLILINPTILLLVATAIGTNLYDKVNLSVPLFQKLLDKRDKTFFDSKGILLQGFVLGVLAGVAIVGVAYFFKPFLPKVLLESNANVKLSLITKLLYGGITEELLCRFGLMTLFVWLLFKISRRLNTAVYWIAIVLSAIVFALGHLPLVFQLTTDVSFPVYAYIILANSLGGLFFGYAYWKRGLECAFVAHAFAHLAMVGLSLVGA, from the coding sequence ATGACCAATTTTAAGCTTAAACTTTGGCTTACCCTGGCAATTATAGGATTGACCGGAGTAGCATCGCTACTTTTATCAGATTTGCCATTGGCTAATTTACCTGCTGAGGTAAAGGAAAAAATCCCATTGGAGACCTTGAGGTTTCTTATACTGATAAACCCCACGATATTATTGTTAGTTGCTACAGCTATTGGAACAAATCTTTATGATAAGGTAAACCTATCCGTCCCTCTTTTTCAAAAACTACTTGATAAAAGGGATAAAACTTTTTTTGACTCAAAAGGGATTCTTTTGCAAGGCTTCGTCTTGGGAGTCTTAGCAGGGGTGGCAATAGTAGGAGTTGCATATTTCTTTAAACCCTTTCTGCCTAAGGTATTGTTGGAATCCAATGCTAATGTAAAGTTAAGTCTTATCACAAAGCTCTTATATGGTGGTATTACTGAAGAGCTGCTGTGCCGCTTTGGTTTGATGACTTTATTCGTATGGTTATTATTTAAAATTTCCAGAAGACTTAATACTGCAGTTTATTGGATAGCAATTGTTTTATCTGCTATTGTATTTGCTTTAGGACATTTGCCTCTGGTGTTTCAGTTAACTACAGATGTGTCTTTTCCTGTTTATGCTTATATCATTTTAGCTAACAGTTTAGGTGGTTTGTTTTTCGGTTATGCTTACTGGAAAAGAGGCCTGGAGTGTGCTTTTGTTGCACATGCTTTTGCTCATTTGGCAATGGTAGGTTTGAGCCTGGTTGGTGCTTGA
- a CDS encoding ribonucleoside-diphosphate reductase subunit alpha yields MLVIKRDGRRESVKFDKVTARIEKLCYGLDMNYVNPIDVAKKVIDGIYDGVTTVELDNLAAEIAASLTTKHPDYAILAARIAISNLHKVTSKSFSNTMKRLYTYEDPKTGENASLLSKEVYEAIRKNASVLDSSIIYDRDYNYDYFGFKTLEKSYLLKLDGKIVERPQHMLMRVAIGIHTNDIDAAIETYNLLSEKWFTHATPTLFNAGTPKAQLSSCFLLTMKDDSIEGIYDTLKQCAKISQSAGGIGLSIHGVRATGSYIKGTNGTSNGIIPMLRVFNDTARYVDQGGGKRKGAFAIYLEPWHADVFEFLDLKKNHGKEELRARDLFYALWIPDLFMKRVEENGEWSLFCPNEAPNLDETYGKEFETLYEKYEKEGRARKTVKAQELWFAILESQTETGTPYMLYKDAANKKSNQKNLGTIKSSNLCTEIIEYTAADEVAVCNLASLALPKFVIDGKFDHQKLYDVTYVATKNLNRIIDINYYPVEEARKSNLRHRPIGLGVQGLADVFIMLRMPFESEEAKALNTDIFETIYFAAMTASKDLSKKNGPYETFKGSPVSKGIFQFDMWGVTPASNRWDWESLKKEVKQHGVRNSLLVAPMPTASTSQILGNNECFEPYTSNIYTRRVLSGEFVVVNKHLMRDLIKQGLWNDKMKNKLIQANGSVQGIKEIPQHVKDLYKTVWEIKQKTLIDMAADRGAYICQSQSFNVHMQDPNFGKLTSMHFHAWKKGLKTGLYYLRTKAAADAIKFTVEKQADVALEPVVNKEAQDAAYAQKASDMACSLDNPEGCEACGS; encoded by the coding sequence ATGCTAGTAATTAAACGAGATGGCAGACGAGAGTCTGTGAAATTTGACAAAGTCACGGCGAGGATCGAGAAGCTGTGCTATGGTCTTGACATGAATTATGTCAACCCGATTGATGTAGCAAAAAAAGTAATTGATGGAATTTATGACGGGGTAACAACCGTGGAGTTGGATAATCTTGCTGCTGAAATAGCTGCTTCTCTGACAACAAAACATCCTGATTACGCCATTCTTGCTGCAAGAATTGCTATCTCTAACCTTCATAAAGTAACAAGTAAGTCTTTCTCTAATACAATGAAAAGACTTTATACTTATGAAGATCCGAAAACAGGTGAAAATGCTTCTCTTCTTTCTAAAGAAGTATATGAAGCAATCAGAAAAAATGCATCTGTTCTGGATTCAAGCATCATCTATGACAGAGACTATAACTACGATTACTTCGGTTTCAAAACCCTTGAAAAATCGTATCTTCTGAAATTAGACGGAAAAATAGTTGAAAGACCTCAGCACATGTTGATGCGTGTTGCTATTGGTATTCATACTAACGATATCGATGCTGCGATAGAAACCTACAATCTACTTTCTGAGAAATGGTTTACGCACGCAACTCCTACATTATTCAACGCTGGAACACCGAAGGCTCAGCTGTCTTCATGCTTCCTGTTAACAATGAAGGATGACAGCATCGAAGGTATTTATGATACTCTGAAGCAATGCGCTAAAATTTCTCAATCTGCCGGGGGGATCGGGTTGAGTATACATGGAGTAAGAGCTACAGGGTCTTATATTAAAGGTACAAATGGTACTTCTAACGGTATCATTCCTATGCTTCGTGTTTTCAATGACACAGCAAGATATGTTGACCAGGGTGGTGGAAAGAGAAAAGGTGCATTTGCGATTTATCTTGAGCCTTGGCATGCAGACGTTTTTGAATTCCTGGATCTGAAGAAAAATCACGGTAAAGAAGAACTTAGAGCAAGAGATTTGTTCTATGCTCTTTGGATTCCGGATCTTTTCATGAAACGTGTGGAAGAAAACGGTGAGTGGTCATTGTTCTGTCCGAACGAGGCTCCTAACCTTGACGAGACCTACGGAAAAGAATTCGAAACACTTTACGAGAAATACGAAAAAGAAGGAAGAGCAAGAAAGACTGTAAAAGCACAGGAACTTTGGTTTGCAATTCTTGAGTCGCAGACAGAAACTGGTACTCCTTATATGTTGTACAAAGATGCTGCTAACAAGAAATCAAATCAGAAAAACCTTGGTACTATAAAGTCAAGCAACCTTTGCACTGAGATTATAGAATATACAGCTGCTGACGAAGTTGCTGTTTGTAACCTGGCTTCTCTGGCTTTACCTAAATTCGTTATTGACGGTAAATTCGATCACCAGAAGTTATACGATGTTACTTATGTAGCAACGAAAAACCTTAACAGAATCATCGATATCAACTACTATCCGGTAGAAGAAGCAAGAAAATCAAACCTAAGACACAGACCTATCGGATTAGGTGTACAAGGTCTTGCCGATGTGTTCATCATGTTGAGAATGCCATTCGAATCTGAAGAGGCAAAAGCTCTAAATACTGATATCTTCGAAACTATCTATTTCGCAGCGATGACTGCATCTAAAGATCTTTCAAAGAAAAACGGACCTTACGAAACATTCAAAGGTTCTCCTGTATCTAAAGGGATTTTCCAGTTTGACATGTGGGGTGTGACTCCTGCTTCTAACAGATGGGATTGGGAATCATTGAAGAAAGAAGTAAAACAACACGGTGTGAGAAACTCTCTGCTTGTTGCTCCGATGCCCACAGCATCTACTTCTCAGATACTTGGAAACAATGAGTGCTTTGAGCCATATACTTCAAACATCTATACAAGAAGAGTCCTTTCAGGTGAGTTTGTTGTAGTGAACAAGCATTTGATGAGAGACCTTATCAAGCAAGGTTTGTGGAATGATAAGATGAAAAACAAGCTTATCCAGGCAAACGGATCTGTTCAGGGTATCAAAGAAATTCCTCAGCATGTTAAAGATCTTTACAAAACTGTTTGGGAGATTAAACAAAAGACGCTTATCGATATGGCAGCAGACAGAGGTGCTTACATCTGTCAAAGCCAGAGCTTTAACGTACACATGCAGGATCCGAATTTCGGAAAGCTTACTTCAATGCACTTCCATGCATGGAAAAAAGGTCTTAAAACAGGTCTTTATTACCTTAGAACAAAAGCTGCTGCAGATGCTATTAAGTTTACAGTGGAGAAACAGGCAGATGTTGCTCTTGAGCCAGTTGTAAACAAAGAAGCACAAGATGCAGCATACGCACAGAAAGCAAGCGACATGGCTTGTTCCCTTGACAACCCGGAAGGATGTGAGGCTTGCGGAAGCTAA
- a CDS encoding ribonucleoside-diphosphate reductase small subunit yields the protein MEKKEPLLEENKNRFVLFPIVHDDIWQMYKQEEASFWTAEEIDLTPDLADWEKLNEGEKHFITHVLAFFAASDGIVNENLATSFLEMVQYPEAKCFYGFQIMMENIHSETYSLLIDTYVKDPKEKTKLFNALETVPCVAKKAEWAMRWISQGSFVERLLAFAAVEGIFFSGSFCSIFWLKKRGLMPGLSFSNELISRDEGLHCDFACLLYTKYIVNKLPEEQVVALITDAVKIEQEFITEALPVDLIGMNSRLMSQYIEFVADRLLVALGCSKVYNVTNPFDFMEMISLQGKTNFFEKRVAEYQKAGVMNEKDNNHKFSLDEDF from the coding sequence ATGGAAAAAAAAGAACCATTACTAGAGGAAAATAAAAACAGGTTTGTCCTTTTCCCTATCGTTCACGACGACATCTGGCAGATGTATAAACAAGAGGAAGCCAGTTTCTGGACAGCTGAGGAAATAGATCTTACCCCTGATCTTGCAGATTGGGAGAAGCTTAATGAAGGTGAAAAACACTTTATCACTCACGTACTTGCTTTTTTTGCAGCTAGTGATGGTATTGTGAATGAAAACCTGGCTACAAGCTTTCTGGAAATGGTTCAGTATCCTGAAGCTAAGTGTTTCTATGGTTTTCAGATCATGATGGAAAATATCCATTCGGAAACATACTCTTTGTTGATTGATACTTATGTGAAAGATCCTAAAGAGAAAACCAAGCTTTTCAATGCGTTGGAGACAGTTCCATGCGTTGCGAAAAAAGCTGAATGGGCAATGAGATGGATTAGTCAGGGGTCTTTCGTGGAGAGATTACTTGCTTTTGCAGCGGTTGAAGGGATTTTCTTCTCCGGTAGTTTCTGCTCTATTTTCTGGTTAAAGAAAAGGGGATTGATGCCAGGTCTGAGCTTCTCTAATGAATTAATCTCAAGAGATGAAGGGTTACACTGCGATTTCGCATGTTTATTATATACTAAATATATTGTAAATAAACTTCCTGAAGAACAGGTTGTCGCTCTGATAACTGATGCTGTGAAAATCGAGCAGGAGTTCATTACTGAAGCACTTCCTGTAGATCTAATAGGAATGAATTCTAGACTGATGTCTCAATATATAGAGTTTGTTGCTGACAGACTTTTAGTTGCACTTGGTTGCAGCAAAGTTTATAATGTGACAAACCCATTTGATTTTATGGAGATGATCTCTCTTCAGGGTAAAACCAACTTCTTCGAAAAGAGGGTTGCGGAATATCAAAAGGCTGGAGTAATGAACGAGAAAGACAATAACCACAAATTCTCACTTGACGAGGATTTTTAG
- the rplU gene encoding 50S ribosomal protein L21 yields the protein MYAIVDIAGKQYKAEENKFIYTDRLEGTEGSKVEFTQVLLVSDGANTQVGLPVVSGVKISGKILSQEKADKVIVFKKKRRKGFRKRNGHRAQLTKVLIEKISK from the coding sequence ATGTACGCAATTGTCGATATAGCCGGAAAACAATATAAGGCAGAAGAAAATAAATTTATCTATACAGATAGATTAGAAGGAACTGAGGGTTCTAAAGTAGAATTTACACAAGTTCTTTTGGTTTCTGACGGAGCAAATACTCAGGTTGGTCTTCCTGTAGTAAGTGGAGTTAAAATTTCCGGAAAAATCCTTTCTCAGGAAAAAGCAGACAAAGTGATCGTTTTCAAAAAGAAGAGAAGAAAAGGTTTCAGAAAGAGAAACGGCCACAGAGCTCAATTAACTAAAGTTTTAATCGAAAAAATTTCTAAATAA
- the rpmA gene encoding 50S ribosomal protein L27: protein MAHKKGAGSSKNGRESHSKRLGVKVFGGQVAIAGNILVRQRGTAHHPGKNVGIGKDHTLFALTAGTVVFKKGRLNRSYVSVEPFPQA from the coding sequence ATGGCACACAAAAAAGGGGCCGGTAGTTCCAAAAACGGTCGTGAATCACATAGTAAGAGACTTGGCGTAAAAGTTTTTGGTGGCCAGGTTGCAATAGCAGGAAATATCCTTGTTAGACAAAGAGGTACAGCTCACCACCCAGGTAAAAACGTGGGTATCGGTAAAGATCACACTCTTTTCGCTCTAACTGCAGGTACAGTAGTATTTAAAAAAGGTAGACTTAACAGATCTTACGTTTCTGTTGAGCCATTCCCTCAAGCTTAA
- a CDS encoding rhomboid family intramembrane serine protease produces the protein MITIVLILITVGCSFYAWSNSSVYSGWMLNPYMVSNKNQYYRFITSGFIHGDQMHLFFNMLSFFFFGLNLEREMSPLYFIALYLLGIIVSDIPSFLKHRKSQRYNSLGASGAVSAVIFGSILYDPLNTISLFFILRMPGFIYAILFLIYSYYMGKREGDYINHDAHFYGAVFGVVFILLTGDGNVLQNFFEQVSHWGGFF, from the coding sequence ATGATTACTATAGTATTAATACTCATTACCGTGGGATGCAGTTTTTATGCATGGAGTAACTCTTCGGTATATTCAGGATGGATGTTGAATCCATACATGGTCTCAAATAAAAATCAATATTACCGGTTCATCACTTCTGGTTTTATTCATGGAGACCAGATGCACCTGTTTTTTAACATGCTTTCATTTTTCTTTTTCGGATTAAATCTGGAGAGAGAAATGTCTCCATTATATTTTATAGCATTATATCTGCTTGGAATCATAGTATCTGATATCCCATCCTTTTTAAAGCATAGGAAAAGTCAAAGATACAATTCGCTGGGAGCCTCGGGAGCAGTATCCGCGGTGATATTTGGCTCTATATTGTATGATCCGTTAAATACAATAAGTTTATTCTTCATTTTGAGGATGCCAGGTTTTATTTACGCCATTCTGTTTTTGATATATTCTTATTATATGGGGAAAAGAGAAGGTGATTACATTAACCATGATGCACACTTTTATGGCGCTGTATTTGGTGTTGTATTCATATTATTGACGGGAGATGGTAATGTTCTTCAGAATTTCTTTGAACAGGTTAGTCACTGGGGAGGATTCTTTTAA
- a CDS encoding polyprenyl synthetase family protein, producing MIFSQERALNKLDTAFNAHSPGNSPVELYEPINYIISLGGKRLRPLLTLMAANLFSEEWDKAIKPAMAVEYFHNFTLMHDDIMDKAPLRRGKPTVHEKWNTNTAILSGDVMLVRAYDLLLESEDSKLREIITAFNDCASKVCEGQQLDMNYESMEDVSIPAYLDMIRKKTAVLLGFSLKLGGIIGGAKEKDLELLKEFGENIGLAFQLMDDLLDVYAEQEKFGKKVGGDIVAKKKTYLLIIALENSKEAGKKKLISVLEDQSLTDEEKVKKVKEIYDSLKIKELTEAKMSEYYNAGIQKLEKVEAPLVRKSHLLRFANGLMKRES from the coding sequence ATGATTTTCAGTCAAGAAAGAGCTTTAAATAAGCTTGACACTGCATTTAATGCACACAGTCCGGGTAATTCACCCGTTGAACTTTACGAACCTATAAACTACATTATTTCCCTTGGAGGAAAAAGATTGCGGCCATTGCTTACGCTTATGGCCGCAAATTTATTTTCTGAGGAGTGGGATAAAGCTATTAAGCCAGCCATGGCAGTAGAGTATTTTCATAATTTCACATTGATGCATGATGATATTATGGATAAAGCACCTCTGAGAAGAGGAAAGCCTACCGTTCATGAAAAATGGAACACTAACACTGCAATACTTTCCGGAGATGTGATGCTCGTGAGAGCTTATGATCTTTTGCTGGAATCTGAAGATTCAAAACTTAGGGAAATAATTACGGCATTTAATGATTGTGCATCTAAAGTCTGTGAAGGCCAGCAGCTGGATATGAATTACGAAAGCATGGAAGATGTGTCGATTCCGGCATATTTGGACATGATTCGTAAGAAAACTGCAGTCCTTCTAGGATTCAGTCTTAAGCTTGGAGGAATTATAGGAGGTGCAAAAGAAAAAGATCTTGAATTGCTTAAAGAATTTGGAGAAAACATCGGTCTGGCATTTCAGCTGATGGATGATCTTCTGGACGTTTATGCAGAGCAGGAAAAATTCGGCAAGAAAGTAGGCGGAGATATTGTAGCGAAAAAGAAAACCTACCTTTTAATAATTGCTCTTGAAAACAGCAAGGAAGCTGGAAAGAAAAAGCTTATTTCCGTGCTGGAAGATCAATCCCTGACTGATGAGGAAAAAGTAAAAAAAGTAAAAGAAATTTACGATTCTTTGAAAATAAAGGAACTAACTGAAGCTAAAATGTCTGAGTACTATAATGCAGGTATTCAAAAGTTAGAAAAAGTTGAAGCCCCATTAGTAAGGAAATCGCATTTGCTCCGTTTTGCAAACGGACTTATGAAAAGAGAAAGTTAA
- the rnr gene encoding ribonuclease R: MTKSRNKQDKPGHENNIKDKLLNLLSKAKSKAYSFKDIIKKVGLKDQAVKGQFATELDNLVRSGQVARTQSGTYKINYKSDGNHIVGRVDHVNQRFAYVISEDSKEDIWVSANNLKFAFDGDIVKVLLKGKRDRGRSPEGEVVEILERKRTDFVGKIELSPRFAFVVPNSRKIFYDIFIPLDKIKDAKEGQKVVARIVEWPDKNHNPVGEVVEVLGNAGENDVEMHSIMAEYGLPWEFPETVERDADRIPVEIAESEIKKRRDFRSITTFTIDPVDAKDFDDALSIRRLENGNWEVGVHIADVTHYVRPGTPLEKEAYKRATSVYLVDRVVPMLPEKLSNNLCSLRPHEDKLTFSAVFEMDHQGKILDEWFGKTIIHSDRRFAYEEVQEILEGKDGDFKDEIFALDELAKIMRADRFRRGAIAFETVEVKFKLDEKGKPLGVFPKVRKDAHKLIEDWMLLANRKVAEYVYFMKKGDEKNTFVYRIHDHPDPEKLNSLAIFARKFGHNLDLKDKDLSNALNKLVTDVENTPEQNVLQSLAIRSMAKAKYTTDPEKHFGLAYKHYTHFTSPIRRYPDVMVHRLLEHYLNGGKSENKTYYEDLCEHSSDMEKVAAEAERASIKYKQVEFMETMIGQEFEGIISGVVEFGMFVELVETKCEGMIRLSELEDDFYELDAENYRVIGKRNKKIFTLGDHVKVKVMNTNLEKRSIDLAFAGK; encoded by the coding sequence ATGACAAAAAGCAGAAATAAACAGGATAAGCCCGGACATGAAAATAATATAAAAGACAAGCTTTTGAATTTGCTCAGCAAAGCAAAATCAAAAGCATATTCTTTTAAAGACATTATAAAAAAAGTAGGCTTAAAAGATCAGGCAGTAAAAGGCCAGTTTGCCACAGAACTTGATAATCTAGTCAGGTCGGGCCAGGTAGCAAGAACCCAGAGCGGTACCTATAAAATCAATTATAAATCAGATGGGAATCACATTGTCGGTCGTGTAGACCATGTCAATCAGCGATTTGCCTATGTCATTTCAGAAGATTCCAAGGAAGATATCTGGGTGAGTGCAAATAATCTGAAGTTTGCATTTGATGGAGATATCGTAAAAGTACTTTTGAAGGGTAAAAGAGATAGAGGCCGCAGTCCGGAAGGGGAAGTAGTAGAAATACTTGAAAGAAAAAGAACCGATTTTGTCGGAAAAATAGAATTATCTCCACGTTTTGCATTCGTTGTTCCTAACAGCAGGAAAATTTTCTACGATATTTTTATTCCTTTAGATAAAATCAAAGACGCCAAAGAAGGACAAAAAGTAGTAGCCAGAATTGTTGAGTGGCCAGATAAAAATCATAATCCTGTAGGAGAAGTAGTAGAGGTATTGGGTAATGCAGGTGAAAATGATGTAGAGATGCACTCTATTATGGCAGAATATGGCCTGCCTTGGGAATTCCCGGAAACAGTAGAAAGGGATGCGGATAGGATTCCAGTTGAAATAGCTGAGAGTGAAATAAAGAAAAGACGAGACTTCAGATCGATTACGACTTTTACTATAGATCCCGTTGATGCCAAAGACTTTGACGATGCTCTGTCTATAAGAAGACTGGAAAACGGAAATTGGGAGGTAGGAGTACACATTGCTGATGTGACTCACTATGTAAGGCCAGGTACGCCACTTGAAAAAGAAGCATATAAAAGAGCAACTTCTGTATACCTGGTGGATCGTGTGGTCCCGATGTTGCCGGAAAAGCTTTCCAATAATCTTTGTTCTTTAAGACCTCATGAGGATAAGTTGACTTTCTCTGCAGTCTTTGAGATGGATCACCAGGGTAAAATTCTGGATGAGTGGTTTGGTAAAACCATTATTCATTCTGACAGAAGATTTGCCTATGAAGAAGTGCAGGAAATACTTGAAGGAAAAGATGGGGATTTCAAAGATGAAATCTTTGCCCTGGATGAATTGGCGAAGATAATGAGGGCTGACCGCTTCAGAAGGGGAGCAATTGCTTTTGAAACAGTAGAAGTAAAATTCAAGCTGGATGAAAAAGGCAAGCCGCTTGGAGTATTTCCAAAGGTTAGAAAAGATGCGCATAAACTTATAGAAGACTGGATGCTTCTTGCAAATCGTAAAGTAGCCGAATATGTCTATTTTATGAAAAAGGGAGATGAGAAAAATACCTTTGTTTATCGTATTCACGACCATCCGGATCCTGAAAAGCTTAATTCACTTGCCATTTTTGCAAGAAAATTCGGTCATAACCTGGATTTAAAGGATAAAGATCTTTCCAATGCATTAAATAAACTGGTAACAGACGTCGAAAATACACCTGAGCAAAACGTGTTACAAAGTTTAGCCATAAGATCTATGGCGAAAGCAAAATATACGACAGACCCGGAAAAGCACTTTGGACTGGCATATAAACATTATACTCATTTTACTTCTCCGATCAGAAGATATCCAGATGTGATGGTACATCGCTTGTTGGAACATTATCTCAACGGAGGAAAGTCTGAGAACAAGACTTATTATGAAGATCTTTGCGAGCACTCTTCTGATATGGAGAAAGTGGCTGCAGAAGCGGAAAGAGCTTCTATTAAATATAAGCAGGTAGAATTCATGGAGACCATGATTGGTCAGGAGTTTGAAGGTATCATCAGCGGAGTGGTGGAATTTGGGATGTTTGTGGAGCTTGTTGAAACAAAATGCGAAGGAATGATCCGTCTGAGCGAACTAGAAGATGATTTTTATGAGTTGGACGCAGAAAATTACAGAGTAATAGGCAAAAGAAATAAAAAAATATTTACTTTGGGAGATCATGTAAAGGTGAAGGTGATGAACACCAACCTTGAAAAACGAAGTATAGATCTTGCTTTTGCCGGAAAATGA